CTTTCCCTCTTTTTGAAGACTGGATCGCGGCAGCAAATGCTTCTAAAACACCTTTCGTTTTACCATTAATAATAACAGTAAGCGGTTCCTCATATAGGGCTCCACTCGTTTTATATTCTTTAACTTCACCATGTTTATTTTTCACTTTAAAAATAACTTGCTTATCAATAAATAGTGTACATAGCTTATGGATCTCTTCGACATTATTAGTATAGGTGTTTCTAATATCAATAATAAAATTCTGGGCTCCTTTAAGCTTTAATTCTTCGACGACCTTAATTAATTCTTCACTTATGTGATCTTTAATAGAAGAAATAGCTATATAGCCAATATTCCCTTCTATAAGCTCATAGTCGATACTTTTAATATCAATAACCTCTGCTTTTAGATTGACATTTCTTTCTTGATGCCCATCATTCTCTTGAACTAAATAAGTTACTTCTTCCTCTCCAGTATAAGTAAGTTTTTTATAGAGATCTCCCTCATTAGATAACATCACCTTGATCCCATCAATCTCAGTAATCTTATCTCCCTGCTTAACCTTTTTAACTGCGGCTGGTGAGTTAGGTATTATATCTGTAACAATAATATAGCGTCCATTTAATCCCCATTCAAATAGAATGCCTGTACCTATATATTTGCCTTCTTCTAGTACCTGTTGCTTCTTAAATGCTTCTTCGTCTAAGTATCTTGTAAATGGATCCTCAAGGCCGCTTATATACCCTGCATAAATACTATCTTCAATTTTTTTGTTATCTAGTTCACCTAGATAACTTTTATTTAAAAGCTTACTGATTTGGTTCATTTTGAGCTGTGAATATTTAGATTTTATCATGTTCTTTGTACAACCTATGGTCATTACTATAAGTGTTATACCTAAAATTCCGCAGCTTACTGCCTTTAAGAGATGCTTATATTTCAACTGTGTCTCTCCTTATGCTATAATGTTTTTACCATTGTATATCTTTTTAATTCAGGGATCAACCTTTGTTTGATAATAAACAAAAGCACACCTTATACTTATTATATGAGTTGTGCTTTTCTTTATGTTATTTCTTTATGTAATTCCATGGATTAGTATGTGCACCATTTTTTCTAACTTCAAAATGGAGGTGATTACCGGTTGAATAACCTGTACTTCCAATCCCTGCAACTTTTTGCCCCTTTTTTACTGTTTGTCCTACACTTACAGCCAGTGATGAGTTATGTCCATATAGAGTAACTAGTCCACTTCCGTGATTAATCATAATTGTATTACCATACCCATTGATCCATCCTGAAGCTATCACAACCCCATCTGCAGCAGCTACTACCGAAACACCATAAGGGGCAGGAATATCTATACCTGAATGAAATTCATATTTCCCTGATATTGGGTTGGTTCTCGGATTATATTCTGAACTAATACGATAGTGTCCAGGCACAGGCCATGCAAATGCTCCGCCTGCATATTTAATTGTACTTAGTTCTGTAAGTCTTTTAATTTCTTGCTCTAATTTTTTAGATATTTCCTGCATCTCTTTAATTTGTGCTTGTAACTTTTCTTCTTTCCCTGCAAGTTCGAAGAGGGCTTTATTTTTGTTAGATCTAGCCGCTGATAGTTCTCCTTTTTTAGCTACTTGCTCTTTATAGAGTAGATCCAGCTCCGCTTTTTCTTCTTCTATGTCTGCTTTTTTTAGATCTATTGCTTCTACTTGCTTTTGATAAGAATCTATGAGTTCATTATCCTGCTTAGATATTCTTTTAATGTATTCCAATCTATTTATCGCTTCCCAGAAATTATCTGAGGAAAAAACAACTTGAATATAACCGATTTTTTGATTTTTATACATTTGAACCATCCGTGCCTTTGTTGCACTATATTGCTTATCCTTTTTATTAATAGCTTTTTCTAGATCTTCTTCACTTTTTTTTAGCTGTACTTGTTTTTCACCTAAGCTTGTTTCTAAATTTAGTATTCTATCTTCAATATTAATAATCTGGTGGTCTACTTGCTGAATATCTTTGCGAATATTTTCTTTTTGTGCAACGGTATTTTCTAATGCTTTTTTCGTATTTTCAATGCTTTCCTTTGTATTATTAAGTTGATTTTTTTTATTGCCTAAACTGGATGCATAGACAGGTGTGAGTAAAAGCATTAAAGTTAAGAATAAGGCTATTTTCTTTCTCATAACTTCTCTCCTTTTATACCTTTAAGTGTTTGTGGATAGCCATACCGCTTCCAACAAATCCAATACCTGTTCCTATAGACATACAAATAGGAATTAAGGCTCTCATAATATCTGAGGTTTCTTTTAATGTCAAACCATTTAACATTCCCATTAAATTTGTAATCAGCATTTCGCTCAGCCAGCTATAACTTAATATAATTATAATAATAGATAGGAGTGCCCCGATGGCCCCTATAACTAATCCCTCTATTAAAAAAGGTAACCTTATAAACCAATCGGTTGCACCTATATATTTCATGATATTAATTTCTTTTCTTCTAATATAGACAGTCAGCTTAATGGTATTAGTCATCAGCAGCAGACCTACTACAATAAGACATCCAATAATAATAAGAGAAATCGTATTAATTGTATTATTAATTTTCATAAACATTGCTGTTTCTTTTTGCAAATATCTTACTTCAAGCTCAGCAATACTGCTTAGAGCTTGTACCACTTGAGACTGATATTCAATATCGGTAACATTTATTTCAAAAGATGCAGGTAGTGGATTATCCTGTACAAAGTCATTAAATATTGAATCATCTTTACTTCCTTCACTAAAAGACTTCAGGGCATCTTCTTTAGAAATATAATTTACCTCCGCCACGTAGGGTATATTTTCTACCTGGCTTTTTAACTGTAGTATTTCGTTACCTAGTATACCCTCTTTAACATAAGCTGTTATCCCAAATTTAATTTCCAGTTGTTTAAGCATATAATCAACATTGGTAACAATTGAGTAGGACATACCAAGTATTAGGAGACAAAGCACAATAGTTCCTGCGGATGCAAGGGCCATAACTCTGTTTTTCCAAAGCCCTACAATACCCTCCTTAAACAAATACTTGAGAGTACTCAATTTCATCATCATAGCCCCCCTCATACATATCTTTTGTTACCGAACCATTCGTTATTTCAATAACTCTTTTCTTTAGGGTGTTAACAATCTCGCGTTCATGTGTCGCCATAACGATAGTTACACCTCTTTTATTAATGTCCTGTAGACAATTCATAATCTCCCAAGAAGTAGCAGGATCTAAATTTCCTGTTGGCTCATCGGCTATGAGGATAGGACTGTTATTAACTATTGCACGGGCAAGGGCTGTTCTTTGCTGCTCTCCTCCAGATAACTCATCCGGATAACATCTTGCTTTTCTGGCAAGACCAACAAGCCCTAATGTAATGGGCACATTTTTTCTTATTTCTCTGCCTGTAGCCCCTACTATCTGCATAGCAAAGGCAACATTTTCATAAACAGTTTTATTAGGCAGCAGCCTAAAGTCTTGAAAAACAATCCCAATATCTCTTCTGAGGTACGGTATTTGTCTTCTTTTCAACTTCGTTATATCTTTATTATTAATTATAATCTTTCCATGACATGGCTCTATTTCTTTTAGAAGCAGCTTAAGTAACGTGGACTTCCCTGATCCACTGTTTCCCGTAATAAATACAAATTCTCCTTTTTCTATACTAATATTTGTATTGTTGAGTCCAACTGCTCCGTTTGAATAAGTTTTTGATACGTTCTGCAAGTAGATCATCACTTACCTCACTCATCTTCTACATTCTGTTTTGGCTTTGTCTTTCCATATAATCCATGTATTGACTTACCATAATTGTAATTTTAAAAACAATGGCATCATCAAATTGACGCAGATCGAGTCCTGTTGTTTTAAGAAGCTTATCCAGTCTGTAAACTAAGGTATTTCTGTGAATATAAAGCTGCCTTGATGTTTCAGATACATTAAGACTGTTTTCAAAAAACTTATTAACTGTCATAAGTGTTTCTTCATCAAAGCTATCTACGCGTTTCTCCTTGAGCACTTCTTTAATGAAGAGTTTGCATAAGGATAAAGGCAGCTGATAAATAATTCTTCCTATTCCCAGCTTAGCATAATGTGAAATATGACCTTCACAATTAAAGATCTTACCTACTTCTAAAGCCATTGTAGCTTCTTTATAAGAATTAGACACATCTTTAAGATCTGATACCACAGCCCCTACTGCCACATAAACCTTACTCATAGCTTCAGTACTTAGGGTATCATAAATCATTTTAGCATAGCCTTCTATTTCTGCTGCATCATCGGAGGTTACCTCTTTAACTAAAATCATATTTTTTTCATCTACTGCCGTAACGAAATCTCTCGTTTTATCAGGGAAAATATTTCTTAATATATCTGATATATTACTGTCTTTTTTCTCATTGCATTCAATTAAATACACAATGCGCTTAACATTGTTTTTGATATGAAGTTTTTTAGCTCTTGTATAAATATCTACAAGCAATAAATTGTCGAGTAATAAGTTTTTAATAAAGTTATCTCTGTCGAAGCGTTCTTTATAGGCTACTAATAAACTTTTTATCTGAAATGCAACAATTTTTCCAAGTTTATAAGCCTCATCATCCACACCGCTTACCGAAAGAATGTATTCAACAAGATATTCATCATATATTTTAAAATAATGTGATCCTTGCATTTCCTGACTTTCAGCTTGTGAATTAATAAAAGACTCAACTTGCGGTATATAATCTCCTATACTATTTTGAATCGTACTTACTACTACTTTAGATTCTGCATCTATAATGCAAAAGTCTCTGCGTGTTATTGTCTTTAGTCCATCTATTGTATTTTGTAAAATTTGATTAGAAATCACTTTAACCAGCTCCCAAATTTAAAAGATTTATACTTTCACTATCTTAAATACTATTTTATCCTATTTAGTAACAAAAAAAAAGCATAAGTTTAAAAAAACCTTGTAGTAAAAACTACAAGGTCATTTATTGTCACATATTAATCTTAATATTAGTTTGTAATTGTTAGTTGTGTATCTAAATCGAACACATGAATTTTTGTAGTATCCATAACAATTTTAATTGTATCATCAACAACTGCTTTGCAGCTTGTTTCAAAACGACCTGTTACATTATACCCTTCACAAACCATATAATAGTTCTTTTCAGAACCAAGAAGTTCCACTACTTCTACAGTAGCTGTTGCAACTGCATATTTTTCGTTTTCATTATCAACAAGAACTGATGGATCACTAATATGTTCAGGGCGAATTCCCATCATAACTTCTTTACCAACATAACCACCATCTAGTACTTTTTGTGCTTTCTCTTTTGGTAATTTTACTTCTGCCTTACCAAATGCAAGTACAACATCTTCACCGCGTTTAGCCACTTTAGCTTCAATCATGTTCATTTGTGGTGAACCCATAAATCCTGCAACGAATAAGTTGTTTGGCTGGCTATATAATTTAGAAGGTGAATCTACTTGTTGGATTACACCATCTTTTAACACAACGATACGTGTACCAAGTGTCATCGCCTCAACTTGGTCATGTGTAACATAAACAAATGTTGTTTGTAATCTATGGTGCATTTTAGAAATTTCTGTTCTCATCTGCACACGAAGTTTTGCATCTAGATTTGATAAAGGTTCGTCCATTAAGAATACTTTAGGCTCACGAACGATTGCACGACCCATGGCAACACGTTGTCTTTGTCCACCTGAAAGTGCTTTTGGCTTACGATCTAAACATTGATCAATATCAAGGATCTTCGCAGCTTCACGTACACGACGGTCAATTTCATCTTTTGGAGTTTTACGAAGCTTTAAACCAAATGCCATATTATCATATACTGTCATATGTGGATATAAAGCGTAATTTTGGAATACCATTGCAATATCACGGTCTTTTGGTGCTACATCATTACAAAGTTTATCACCAATCCAAAGTTCTCCGCTTGATATTTCTTCAAGTCCAGCTATCATACGTAATGTGGTAGACTTACCGCACCCTGATGGTCCTACAAATATGATAAATTCCTTATCCTCGATGTCTAAGTTAAAGTCTTTTACTGCCACAAAACCATTAGGATAACGTTTTTCAATATTTTTTAATTTTAAACCTGCCATAAGATTTTTCCCCCTTAGTTTGGATAAATTAATATCTCCTTGGACTTACTTAACTATACTATATTTCAAATATCTAGGCTATTGGCTATTTTTATAAAAACCCATATTTCAATTTAGCTAATAGTCCTAAAGCCCTATAAAGTACTGTCCACTAGCTCTAAAAATCTATTTTTACAGTTAAAATTCAGTTAAATTTGCATCATATTTTAGTCACTAATCTACATTCTACCTTAACCTATACACTATTCCTAAATTTTTTCTTTATTTTTCACTACTTTTTTTCTTCTTTGTTTAACATTACCTCTATTAGAAATTGAGGCAACACCATCATACGAGTAATCCGTGTCGGCTGCTTCATCAATCTATAAAACCATTCAAGTCCCGTTTTCTGGAAAAGAAGCGGTGCACGCTTTGCTACTCCAGCCATAACATCTAGGCTGCCACCAACTCCTATTAGTACCTTAACATGCTTTAATAAATGTTTATTTTCATCAATCCAAATTTCTTGTTTTGGTGCACCTAGGGCTACTAACAGAATATTAGCTTTTGACTTATTAATATCTTCTATAATATCAAAAGTTTCTTCTGGCTTAAAATAGCCATCATGTGTCCCTACAATTTGTATGCCGGGATATGTTATTGCCATTTGTTTTGCAGCTTCTTTTGCCACCCCCGGCTTACTCCCCAAAAAATAGTACTTATAGCCTTTCCCAGCTGCTTGTTTCATAGTATTTTGCACTAGGTCATAGCCCGCTACTCTTTCTTTTAAGATACCACCCTTACGTATTTTTGATGCAATAACTACGCCAATGCCATCCGGTACTACGAGGCTTGCCTTTTTTAAAATGGCAAACAGCTTCTCATTCTTCTTTGCCAACATAATAATTTCTGGATTTGGCGTAAATACAGTATGCACCTCGGGAGATGCAACAAATTGGCTGACCCGTGTGGCCGCTTCATTCATCGTTACATTATCAAATGGTACACCTAATACCTCTATTTTTTCTTGCATTGTATCCTCCTATAGTAACTGCCCCTTAATATATTCAACTGGCAAGTTAACTTTCTTCACCTGTATCTCATGCATGACTTTTAAATGCTTTCTTTGTTCACTTTGAGAACTTATTAATTTCTGGATCATATGAATAAGTTTATCTGGATTAATATGTGCTACATCTATGCAGTACGGCACTTGCATATCTTTCATAAAATCTGTTACTTTTGGGTCATACGCGAGTCCTATCATTGGTGTCTGCATTGCTGCGGCCATGATTAAGCTGTGTAGTCTCATACCTATTATAAACTCAAATGAGGCTGTATAACTAACAACTTCATCTATTGTAAGCATCTTATCTATAACAATTGCATGCTCTTTTAACCTAGCCCTCAGCTTATGCGCTACTTCTCTATCCTGTGCATAGTGCATAGGAATTAAATAGACTTTATAACCTTCTTGGATGACATACTGTAAGGCTTTTTCCAGACAGTCAATGATAGCCGATTCATCTTGCCATGGTCTAATATAAACACCTACTGCTTTTTCTACGCCTAGCAAGTCCTTTACATATTTATATACATGCTCACTTGGTTTTATGCCTAAAACTGGATCTGCTGCCACTATAATAGGCTTCTTAACACCAATGGCTTCCAGCACTTTTTTCGAATGATACTCTCTTACAAAAATTTGATCTACCTGATTTGCTACTTTTTTAATAAACCATTTATTCCATTTATGATTAATGGGGCCTATGCCTTGTGAATAAAAAACTACTCTTTTTTTATGCCAAAGCGCTATTTTAACAATCCCTAAATAATACGGAACTGTTTTTTGGCTAGTAATATCTTGCAGCAGACTTCCCCCTCCGCTTATTAGCAGATCACATGCTTTAATAGCTTTTATAATGGCTTTAATATCCCATCTATTAACAGTTTCTACATCATATAAAGCCTTAGTTTTTTCTGGGTTATTAGAAAGAACCGTAATATCTGTATCTTTGATAGATGCTCTTAGCAAAGATAAAATCGCAGAAAGTACTGCTTCGTCTCCTATATTATCAAACCCATAATAACCTGAAATAACTATTTTATTTGAATTCCCCATTTTTTTACCACCTTAATAAGTAGTTTTAAAATATAAATCATAATAGCTCCAATAATAAATCCTATAACAATCCCATAACCACTTCTAATAAGTGAAATCAAAACTGGCGTATGAATATGTGCGTACGTATTAACAAGTGAAACAGGTCCTATAGCCGCAAAGATTAAAAATGGCAGATATTTTTCTTTATACCCAAAAGCAATAAGGGCTATTAAGATTGGGTACCCAATCAAGAACTCTTTAGTACGCGGTCTAACACCAAGTATATTGTCTAAAAGCTGTCTGACCTGAAGTTCTAAACTTGATACTGAACCACCATTACCCGTTCTTGTTGTGTAAATAAGAAGCGCAATACCTACTATGCCTATGACTGCTACTGCTAAATAAGTGACTTTACTTGTTAATAGTTTCTTTATATAACTTATATCTAGTCCATGCTTTTTATAGAAGGTTATTGCTAGAATAAGTATAATCGGAATAATATGCGCAATCTTTACGCCAGCAAATACATCGATGCCAAGCCCAAAGCTTGTTCTTGAGATCGTTCCTATAATCGTTAATGCGCCACCAAAAGCAATGAAACATACCTTCAAAAATGCCGTTAATGTTTGCCCCATATTTTTAGGCTCTGAATCTATGGCAGTACTTACTGCATAAGTTGGAAATATTATAGCTCCAAATAATGCCATCATCTTTAACCCAAAAGATGGAGACAGCTTCAACAAACCAGCATACCCGATAAAACCTATAATCCCAAGCAGATAACCAAGTCTTCTTAAACCTACTAAATCAAGCAGTAAAACAAATACTGCAATCGCTGCAATACCTGCAAGCACTGATAGTAAATAATTGCCTGGCTTTAAGTTGTAGTTCTGCAACTCTTCGGTTATGATATACCCTTCTTTTTCTGCCATATCTTTAAAGTTTCTAATATTAACTTTTAAATCTTGCATGTCTTTTTGCAGATTCATTGTATTGGGCATTTTAAAAAGAAAGGTTCTAAGATTTCTTTCTCTAAGTGCAAGTCCATACCGATCAAGCACTTCTTTAGGCCCATATTTTCTTACCTCATCATCTGTAAGGGTATGCAATCTTGTTACTCTGAAGTCTTGTCCTTGTTGACTTGATTGCTTTGCAAGCAGCCCAAAGCCCTTCTGTTTATTTGAGAAAAATTCTACAAATCCTAATTGATGTTCACCTATATAATTAATCATTAGAGGTGATGTTGCCCCTGGTATTTCTGAATCTGAAAAGTAAATGGCTCCCACGCCAGCTACCTCTTGAAGCATATCTATAAGGTACTCAATAGACGCTTCACTTGGCTCTCCCCATCCTCTTATCTGTGGGGAAATCACATAGCCTAAGTCCGCTGCAACTTTTAAATCTTCTGTATTAAATCCCACACCAATGCTTGCAAGTACATTTGAAAAATCCCCAACTTCAACAAAATATGCGTCTTCAGAAACAAAAGATCTCACCGGAACATTTTTTAAAGATAAATCTTTGTATATAGTTTCCCATATATTTGCATTAGTTGTTACAATGTAGTTAAGCTGTGGTTTAATATCTGTAATGTCTTTATAAAATGCCTTAACGAGATAACCTTCAAATACCGTAACTTCACCTTGTTCTTTATAATTTGAAAGTTCTCCTCTTGAGGCTGGAAGTACTGTATTTTCTCTAACAAATAAAGTTGTTGCACCTGCTTCTTTAAACTCTAGAAGTACATCTTGAATACTTGTTTGTGTTTGTTCAGAAATATTAAGTACATCTGTATATCTAATCGCTATTTGCACATTTTTATAAGCTTCTTCTGCCCTTACCCTAAAGAACCCGACAACTAAACACGCTATTACAGAGATAGTTATTAGAATGTTCAGGATCATTCTTATTTGTTTTTTCATTTTTCCCTCCATGTAGATGACTTTTTATGGGTTATGCCTATTGTATAGTATACCCCCCTCTTACCATAACTGTAAGATCTTTAGTTGCAATAAGGCCTCTGCCATCTTCTCTTGGAATAATAAGAAGATGATATCTTGGAGCTATGCTATTCGCATTCACATCTACTCCTGCTGTCATATCTTGAATCCCTCCAGCTTCTGAACCTATTACTTTGGCTTCTCCGGCTCTAATAATAATCTCTGACCCTTGTTTTCCTAGTATGCTCTTTCCTTGAGGAACAGATACAACTTCGTATGTATTACTTTCTTGTTGTAATAACTTAATTTGACTTGAAAGTTCATTAATAAGCAGCTGCTGCGCTTGAAGCTGCTTATTAACGTCATTAGATGTACTTCCACCTGCTCCTAGGTCTGCAATTCTTTTATCTACATAACTTTTTGTAACCAAAGGGTCATTTGAAGTCCCAGGGCCATTATCCGAAGCATAAAGTGTTGTAACTGCTAATACTGCTGTTAAAAGAATAACTTTTATTTTTGTTTTCATAGTATACCTCCTCATAATTTTTAATATGATATTTTCTATTTTAAATTCTGATTTAATAGCTATCTTAAAGTTGCTTATTTAAAGGGTACAAAAGTATAATAAATCTCATTACCTACCACTTTAAATTGAAGATAATGACTGTCCTGTACATTATCTGATGCCACTACAAGCCCATTATTTCTAATATAACGAATACCATCTTCAATCTGTGTTTCTCGTTCTGTTCCCCCTGCATACACTACAAAAATATTTTTTCCAGTCATCTCTCTTTGTGTTTTAAGGTATTTATGAAGAGCCTTACCTTCTTCTATATCATCAAATTGAGTAAGTGGATTTTTGCTCATAATAAGAATAATATTTTTAGCAGCTGTCCCTTCTATATCCTTCTTAATATTTAACCATGCATTTAGTTCCGTTACTCTAAGTCCGCCTTTATCAGTCCCTGCAAAAATTACTCTCGTGTTATTATGATCTACTGTAGTATAAGCATTGGCATAAGTATAAGTCGGAATACTTATAGGTAGCTCAATGTTGTTTCCTGATGCAAATAACAGCATGCTTGCATTTTGAGATAGTTTATGGCCTATGCTTGTAATCGTTTCTTTACTTAAAACCATACTGTTCGTTTTAGTAGGTCCTATGATATTGATTGCATATTGATTACCTACTGAAGGCTGCAAGCTCGGTTTATAATACGGATCAAACCTATAATCATCTCTTAGGGCAATTCCCTCTCTATTTCTAAAACCTCTTGTAATAGAAACATGATCAATATAGACTACACTTGTTCTTTTTTCACTCACACTATTTGCATAGGTATAAAATTTAGTTATTTTAGCTGGTGCAGTCATCGTTTGTGGCAGTATCACACTTAGATATTTCCATCCTTCAAAATTCAAACTATCTGCAAGCTTAAGATAGAATTTTGCACCTTTTGCATCTACAACCTCAATTTTAGCTGTATCTCCTTGCTTTCTAGCATAAACCCACATGTTGATACTCATAGCATCTGCTGGGATTTCTATAGGTTGGCTAAAAATTGTATAGGCTACTTGCTTATTGGCTGTTTTAGCAAAGGTATAACTCATCTTGATTGCTGTATCTCCATGATATTTAAACTCTTTTGAAGGTTCAACTTTTCCTTGTACTGTGGTAGTGTTGCCACCCCATACTGCACTATTTTTTTCAAATGATTCAATAGGAACCGCAGTATCTCCTACAATAACGCCTAAATTTGCACTTACGCCTTTATAAGATGCAGTAAGTAATGCTAATGACTTTTGAGCTGCTGTAATTTGATTACCTTTACCGCTTACCTGCTCGCTGTTGCTTGTCCAGGTAACTTTATCTGCTGTTAAAGGCAGTTTATAGCCCTCCTTATCTACTCCAAATATCTGTATTACTTTTGAACTATTTGGTGCAATTTGCAAGTTAGAAGGTTCAATGCGTATTCCTGCTGGTTTATCAGATATGTAGATTTCTTTTGCGGCTTCTATGCCATTACTATTTACAATAACCAGCGCTTTTCCTGCTGTTTCAGGATAAAAAGTAAAGCCATTAAATGTTCCTGCCACACCACTTACTATCATCTTAACATTGCTGCTTGCAACGTTTACTGGATTATAATTTTTATCTGTCCCTTTAACACTGAATGTGATGGGCTCTCCGACAAAAGCTCTGTTCGTCGTTGCATCCAGATAAAGCCTACTTAAATGACCTGTCTGTTGTGTTGTAAATACACCTATACCATTAACAACTCTCCTTTGTGCACCATCCGAAGGTGTATTTTGCAGCTTAACTTCTGCTTCAGCTTCATTTCTTGCTACAAGTGTGGTTGAACCCCCTCCATCAAAATACATTGCGTCTTGGACACCGTAAGACTTAAGAAGTGTAACCAGATCCTTATGATTGGCACCAAGTGTCTTGTTTCTTCCATCTATAGCTATTAAAAGTATTTCACTAGATTGCTTAAGGGTAGCTATTACTGTTCTAGGTGCTCTTGTAGCTGGTGTAACCTTATGAGATGCCCCCGAGAACTCTTCACCGTTTTTCATGATGATGCCGCTGCCACCCACTCCAAGTTTAATATCTTCTACCATTTGTGTAACATTATTATTTAAATAGATTGTTTTTTGTATCTCAGCCTTTGTACCAACTGGCAGTTTACTATAGTAGGCATTTGCATCGTTAGTATTAATAAGCACTACATAGCCATTTCGAGGAATAGCGACCACTTCATCTTGCTTCGATAAATAAGTTACCTCATTGTTTTCGATGACTGCTGTATATACCCCTTTAAATCTTGCAAGCGCTTTGCTGGTATCTCTTTCATAAGTATAATCTAAAACAATAGGCCGACTAAGTGTAGTAGGTATATTATTATAGGCCGCCATACCTCCTATGGGCAAATCATTTACATAGAGCATAACTGATGTGCCATAGTAATCTATTAAAGGATTATTGCCCGTATCAATCAAAAATGTAGCCATAT
This genomic window from Cellulosilyticum sp. I15G10I2 contains:
- a CDS encoding DUF5693 family protein, with amino-acid sequence MKKQIRMILNILITISVIACLVVGFFRVRAEEAYKNVQIAIRYTDVLNISEQTQTSIQDVLLEFKEAGATTLFVRENTVLPASRGELSNYKEQGEVTVFEGYLVKAFYKDITDIKPQLNYIVTTNANIWETIYKDLSLKNVPVRSFVSEDAYFVEVGDFSNVLASIGVGFNTEDLKVAADLGYVISPQIRGWGEPSEASIEYLIDMLQEVAGVGAIYFSDSEIPGATSPLMINYIGEHQLGFVEFFSNKQKGFGLLAKQSSQQGQDFRVTRLHTLTDDEVRKYGPKEVLDRYGLALRERNLRTFLFKMPNTMNLQKDMQDLKVNIRNFKDMAEKEGYIITEELQNYNLKPGNYLLSVLAGIAAIAVFVLLLDLVGLRRLGYLLGIIGFIGYAGLLKLSPSFGLKMMALFGAIIFPTYAVSTAIDSEPKNMGQTLTAFLKVCFIAFGGALTIIGTISRTSFGLGIDVFAGVKIAHIIPIILILAITFYKKHGLDISYIKKLLTSKVTYLAVAVIGIVGIALLIYTTRTGNGGSVSSLELQVRQLLDNILGVRPRTKEFLIGYPILIALIAFGYKEKYLPFLIFAAIGPVSLVNTYAHIHTPVLISLIRSGYGIVIGFIIGAIMIYILKLLIKVVKKWGIQIK
- the csaB gene encoding polysaccharide pyruvyl transferase CsaB encodes the protein MGNSNKIVISGYYGFDNIGDEAVLSAILSLLRASIKDTDITVLSNNPEKTKALYDVETVNRWDIKAIIKAIKACDLLISGGGSLLQDITSQKTVPYYLGIVKIALWHKKRVVFYSQGIGPINHKWNKWFIKKVANQVDQIFVREYHSKKVLEAIGVKKPIIVAADPVLGIKPSEHVYKYVKDLLGVEKAVGVYIRPWQDESAIIDCLEKALQYVIQEGYKVYLIPMHYAQDREVAHKLRARLKEHAIVIDKMLTIDEVVSYTASFEFIIGMRLHSLIMAAAMQTPMIGLAYDPKVTDFMKDMQVPYCIDVAHINPDKLIHMIQKLISSQSEQRKHLKVMHEIQVKKVNLPVEYIKGQLL
- a CDS encoding phosphodiester glycosidase family protein; this translates as MKLKSKIISSLIIAAALSVNVYGTVLHKEKTEQMITRGATLIKEQILTGEGWQSIQILKVNLQDENIKLKPIESTTLGERRTILDLVNQSGAIAGINADFFDTATSNTPSFGPVIADGELKHAYNSNYSTIGIANNMATFLIDTGNNPLIDYYGTSVMLYVNDLPIGGMAAYNNIPTTLSRPIVLDYTYERDTSKALARFKGVYTAVIENNEVTYLSKQDEVVAIPRNGYVVLINTNDANAYYSKLPVGTKAEIQKTIYLNNNVTQMVEDIKLGVGGSGIIMKNGEEFSGASHKVTPATRAPRTVIATLKQSSEILLIAIDGRNKTLGANHKDLVTLLKSYGVQDAMYFDGGGSTTLVARNEAEAEVKLQNTPSDGAQRRVVNGIGVFTTQQTGHLSRLYLDATTNRAFVGEPITFSVKGTDKNYNPVNVASSNVKMIVSGVAGTFNGFTFYPETAGKALVIVNSNGIEAAKEIYISDKPAGIRIEPSNLQIAPNSSKVIQIFGVDKEGYKLPLTADKVTWTSNSEQVSGKGNQITAAQKSLALLTASYKGVSANLGVIVGDTAVPIESFEKNSAVWGGNTTTVQGKVEPSKEFKYHGDTAIKMSYTFAKTANKQVAYTIFSQPIEIPADAMSINMWVYARKQGDTAKIEVVDAKGAKFYLKLADSLNFEGWKYLSVILPQTMTAPAKITKFYTYANSVSEKRTSVVYIDHVSITRGFRNREGIALRDDYRFDPYYKPSLQPSVGNQYAINIIGPTKTNSMVLSKETITSIGHKLSQNASMLLFASGNNIELPISIPTYTYANAYTTVDHNNTRVIFAGTDKGGLRVTELNAWLNIKKDIEGTAAKNIILIMSKNPLTQFDDIEEGKALHKYLKTQREMTGKNIFVVYAGGTERETQIEDGIRYIRNNGLVVASDNVQDSHYLQFKVVGNEIYYTFVPFK